The segment CGCGGGGGACCGCTACCTAACCCTCGGCGACGCCTGGACCCTGATCACCGCCGCCGCCCTGCGCGGTGGCCTGACCATGGAGGACTGTGTGGCGGCCATGGCCGAGACGCGGTCACGGGTCACCCTGCCACCGCCCGAGTCCTATCACCGGCACGTCTTCTTTGGCCGGGGGGAAGAGCCCGTTCGTGTCCTGGTCACCAACGCGGGCCGTGAGCACGCGGAAAACATGCTGCGGCACCTGGGGCTGGAGCAAGCCTTCACCTATCGCTTCAGTGAAGCGGAGAAACCGCGGGGTTGGCGCCGGATCATCCCCCTGCTGGAGCGGCAGACGGGAATCCCGCGCAGCGCCATGGTGGCCATCGGCGACAACCTGCTCAATGACATCCTGCCCGTCCTGGAGATGGGGGTGCGGACGCTCTTGATCGACCGGTACGGATTGTTCACCCGCTTCCGGGGGCCGGGCTGGAGATGCGCCCGCTCCCTGGAGGGAGCGCTGGCGAGCCTGTCCACCCGTTCCCCCGTGAGGTCGTTGATGAGGGCTCGTTCCCGCGAGCGGGGTTGACCGGTGACGCGGCCAGGCAACCAGGTTGAGAACCGGTGCGAAGGGGGTTGCGCGCATGCGGCGCATGAAGAGGTGGATCCGTGCCGGCGTGCGCCGGGTGGGCCGGCTGCCGGCATGGTTGCTGCCGGTGGTCTTGGTGCTCTTGCTGGTCTCTCCCGCCGTCACCTCGGCGGAGGGCGCGGGGAGCCGCACCGTGCGCCTGCAGCTGCTGGCCATCAACGACTTCCACGGGGCGCTGCAGTCCCGTACCCTGGGCGGGCGGCCCATCGGCGGCGCCGCGGTGCTGGCGGCCTACTGGGACCGCTGGGAGGAGGAGGCCAAGAAGGACGGGTTCACCACCCTGCGGGTGGGGGTCGGCGACCTGGTGGGGGCCAGCCCGCCGGTCTCGGCCCTGCTCCAGGACGAACCGACCATCGAGGCCCTGAACCGAATGCACCTCCTGGTCAGCGCCGTCGGCAACCACGAGTTCGATGAGGGGGTGGCGGAGCTCAGGCGGCTGCAGGAGGGCGGCTGCCACCCCGTCACGGGTTGCTTTGAAGGAGCCAAGTTCCAGTACCTGACCGCCAACGTGGTCGACGCCAAGACGGGGGAGCCCCTCTTCCCGCCCTACGCCATCGTGCGGGTGCGGGGCATTCCGGTGGGCTTCATCGGCGTCACGTTGAAGGAGACGCCCACCATCGTGACCCCGACGGGCGTGGCGGGCGTGCGCTTCCTGGATGAGGCGGAGAGCGTCAACCGCTACGTGGCCGAGCTGAAGCGGCAGCGCGTCGAGACCATCATCGTGCTGCTGCACCAGGGCGGCGATGGCGACCGCCGCGGCGGGCCCATCTCAGGCGCCATCGTGCCCATCGTCGAGGCCATGGACGATGAGGTGGACGTGGTCCTTTCGGGCCACACCCACCGGGGCTACTGGGGCATCATCGACGGCAAGCTGGTCACCCAGGCCTATTCCAGCGGCACTGCCTTCGCCGATGTCGATCTGGTGCTGGATGGGGCCACGGGCGACGTGATCGACAAGCGAGCACGGATCGTCGATACCTACGCCGACGTGCCGCCGGGCACCGAGCCCGACAAGCAGATCGCCCGCCTGGTCGCCCGGGCGAAGGAGCAGGTGGAGCCCATCATCAACCGGGTCGTGGGCACCGCCGCCGACGACATCACCCGCCAGCAGACGCCGGCGGGCGAGTCGGAACTGGGCAACCTGATTGCCGACGCCCAGCGCTGGGCCATGGGCACCCAGGTGGCCTTCATGAACCCGGGTGGCATCCGGGCCGACATCGCCGCCGGTGAGGTGACCTGGGGCGAGCTCTACGAGGTCCAGCCCTTCGGCAACGACCTGGTGAAGATGACCCTGACCGGCGCCCAGATCGAGCGGCTGCTCGAGCAGCAGTGGCTCAACCAGCCCTATCCCCGCATCTTGCAGGTGTCGGGCCTGGACTACAGCTGGGATCCCCGCAGGCCGGTGGGCGACCGGGTGGACCCGGCGGACATCCGCATCGGCGGGCAGCCCCTGGATCTGAACGCCCGCTACACCATCACGGCCAACAGCTTCCTCGCCGCCGGGGGCGACAACTTCAGCGTGTTCACCGAGGGCCAGGACCGGGTGGTGGGGCCGGTGGACATCGACGCCCTGGTGCGCTACGTCGAGCAGCTGCCCCAGCCCTTCAACGCCCGGGTGGAGGGCCGGATCACCTTGCACTAGGGGGTTCCCGGCGCCGCCTGCCCCCGCTACACTGGGTACACGAGAGCGGCTTTTCTCCGGCAGGGGGCCCAACACTGCGAACGTGGATCGGAAGGTCAAGGGAAGAAGCAGGCACGTCGTGACATCGGGCCGGCGGACTACCGCCGGCCCGCAGAATTTGCGCGGAGGCTGGTCGGACACCCCATGGAACGAGGGCTGCCGGCTTTGCATCAGGCGCTGGAGCGCCAGCGGCCGCTGACCTGTGCCCACCGGGGCGGGCGAGCCCGGGCCCCGGAGAACACCCTCTCCGCCTTCCGGCAGGCGGTGGCGGCCGGCGTGGACATGGTCGAGCTCGACGTGCAGCTGACGGCCGACGGCGAAGTGGTGGTCCTCCACGACGCCGAGCTGGGACGAACCACCAACGGCACCGGGCGGGTTCGCGACCGGCGGTGGGATGAACTGAGCCGGCTCGACGCCGGCGCCTGGTTTGGCGCCCGCTACCGGGGTGAGCGGGTGCCCACCCTGGCGGAGGTTCTGGACTGGGCTCGGGGACGGGTCTACCTGCAAATCGAGCTCAAGCCCTACGGCGCGGACGCCACCCTGCTCTGCGAGCGGGTGGTGGAGCTGGTTCGCCAGCGTGACATGCAGGACCAGGTGATGCTGCTCTCCTTCGACCATCACGTGCTGCGCTGGTGCAAGGAGATGGCGCCCGACATCCTCACGGGCGCCATCTGCCAGGCCCGGCTGATCGATCCCGTGGGCGTGGTGCGGTCGGCCGGCGCCGATGTCCTCTGCGTCGATGCCGAGCACCTGGCGCCCCGGGAGGTGGACTTGCTGCACCGGGCCCGGATCGCCGTGCACAGCTTCGGCTCCAACCCGGGCACCCTGCGGGAGCTGGCGGGGTGGGGCGTGGACATCGTCCAATCCGATGATCCCCTGGCCCTGAGCGAACTGGTGGCGACCCGCCGCTAAGGGCGGCGCCGGCCGTGCGGAGGAACCCGCCCGCGCCCGGGGGCGTGCGGGTGGCGTCCCGGGCGCAGGCGGGTCCCCTCCGGCTCCCATCGGCTTTGCCGCCCAATACAACATGTAGTATGATCCCCTCGGACAAACTTCCATATCTGGCACGTGGCCACGTGGCCCTCGGCTCCCTTGGTGCCTTGGCCGCTGGGCCACAGCGCGGTGCCTGTCCGACAGGGCAGGGCGTGGCTGCCGCCATGCGAGGGATCGCCCACCTCACGGGGGTCCCTCGGCAGCCCGCTGGGGGAAGTCCGGTGCAAGTCCGGCGCTGTCCCGCAACGGTAACCGGCCCCGCCGGCCGGAAGCCCGAGTACCCACATCGCGCTTCCGTACCGCCCCCGCGGAGGGGTGAGGGCGGGCCGAGCGTGTCTCCGCGTTCTTCCGGGGCCGCCTGTTGCATCCGGGCGCCCGCGGGCGGCAGGGGAACGCGGCCCGGGTTCGGTTCCTCTCCTCCTCCGTGCCGGCCACCGGCCGGGGGCGGAACCGCCAGAGGAGAGGGGAGGAACCCCGTGGACGCCATCCTCCGCGAGCTCACCGCAGGCCTGCCTGACGCGGATCGCCTGCAGCACGTCCTCCGCCAGGACCTGTCCTGGATCGTACCGCCCGCCGGTCCGAGCGCCCCACCGGCCGGCAACGGGGCGGCTGCTGCGCTGGCCGATGCGGCCGCCGATGCCGCCGGTGCCGCTGATGCTGCTGCTTCCGCCGGTACAGCCGGCGCTGCGAGCGCCACGGGTGCCGCGGGCACCGGCGATTTCCTTGAGGAACTCCTCGTCCAGGCGGCCACCCAGAACCTGCACCGCGATCCCGAGTTCGAGCGGGTGGCGGTGCGGGCCCGGCTACGCCAGCTGTACCGGCAGGTGCTGGGCGAGCCGGTGCCGGGCCCAGAGCGGTACCGGGCGGCCTTCCCCGCCTACATCCGGCGCGGGGTGGCCTGCGGCGCCCTGGACGAGCGCTTGCTCGCTTTCGACCTGGACGAGCTGGCCGGTGCCCTGCGCCCCGAGCGGGACGAGTCGCTGCCCTTCATCGGCCTGGTCACCCTGGCCGATCGCTACCTGGTGCGGGAGCCCGAGAGCCGCAGGCTGCTGGAGACGCCCCAGTACCTCTTCATGCGGGTCGCCATGGGCCTGGCCCTGGCGGAGGAACCGGCCCGGCGCGTGCACTGGGCCCTGCGCTTCTACGAGTTCATGTCCACCTTCCGCTACCTGCCCAGCACGCCGACCCTGTTCAACGCCGGCACTCCCCACCACCAGCTCTCTTCTTGCTATCTGGCCGACGTCCACGACTCCATGGACCACATCCTGGAGGCGGCCGGCGACTTCGGCCGGCTGGCCAAGTACGCGGGCGGCATCGGGGCCTCGGTGACGCGGCTGCGGGCGGCGGGATCGCCAGTGCGGGGGATCAACGGCGAGTCGTCGGGCGTCATCCCGTTCATCCACTACTACGACGCCCTGATCAAGGCGGTGAACCAGGGCGGCCGCCGGCGGGGGACGCTGGCGGTGTACCTCGAGCCCTGGCACCTGGAGATCGAGGCCTTCCTCGACCTCAAACGCAACAGCGGCGACCCCTACCTGCGGGCCCACAGCGTCAACACCGCCCTCTGGATCCCCGACGAGTTCCTGCGCCGGGTGGAGGCGGGCGAGCCCTGGTACCTGTTCGACCCGGCCTATGTGCCGGAGCTGCCCGAGCGCTTCGGCGCGGCTTTCCGTGACGCCTACGCCGCCCGCATCCGCCAGGCCGAGGCCGGGGAGCTGCCCGCCCGGGCCTGGAAGCGGGTGGACGCCCGGCAGCTCTTCCGGGAGATCCTGGCCACCCTGCAGGAGACGAGCCACCCCTGGCTGGTCTTCAAGGACGCGGGCAACGTGCGCTCCCTGCTGCCGGGGGTGATCCACTCCAGCAACCTTTGCACGGAGATCTTCCTCCCCACCACCGCCGACGAGGTCGCCGTCTGCAACCTGGCCAGCGTCAACCTGGCCCGGCACCTGGGGCCGGCGGGCATCGACTGGGAGGCCCTGGCCGCCACGGTGGCGGTCGCCATGCGGGGTCTGGACAACGTGATCGACCTCAACCTGTATCCCATCGAGAAGGCGCGGCGCTCCAACTTGCGCCACCGGCCCGTGGGGCTCGGGGTGATGGGCTTCGCCGAGGCGGTCAACCGCCTGGGGCTGGGTTACGCCGACCCCGAGGCGGCCGATCTGGCCGACCGGGTGCTGGAGTTCATCAGCTACCATGCCATCCTGGCCTCCCACCGGCTGGCCGGGGAGCGGGGCAGCTTCCCCTCCTTCGCCGAGAGCGGCTGGGCCCGGGGCAAGGTGCCGCTGGATACCCTGGCCGATCTGGAGGAGGAACGCGGCCGGCCCGTGACCGTGGATCGCAGCGCCCGGCTGGACTGGGAGGGGGTCCGGGCCCGCGTCCGGCAGGGCATGCGCAACGGCGCCGTGCTGGCGGTGGCGCCCACCGCTACCATCAGCCTGATCGCCGGCACCACTCCCAGCCTCGACCCGCCCTACTCCAACGTCTTCTCGCGGCAGACCCTCTCGGGCAAGTTCCTGGAGGTCAACCGGGTGCTGGTGGAGGAACTGCGGCAGCGGGGGCTGTGGGAGCAGGTGCGGGACCGCATCGTGGAGGAACGCGGCGACCTCCAGCCCATCGCCGAGC is part of the Thermaerobacter subterraneus DSM 13965 genome and harbors:
- a CDS encoding HAD family hydrolase, which encodes MALVNVATIAQITARNRRTTARAEGRRTRPPSPLATARGDGDKVRLVIFDLDGTLYDDLLYTTAYARALAARLPVQKRSPFLRDAFPLAPLNRRLRLGMIFDRETDTLLGHPLLALGSAFSWDGAVRRPWQPARPGGHVGAGDRYLTLGDAWTLITAAALRGGLTMEDCVAAMAETRSRVTLPPPESYHRHVFFGRGEEPVRVLVTNAGREHAENMLRHLGLEQAFTYRFSEAEKPRGWRRIIPLLERQTGIPRSAMVAIGDNLLNDILPVLEMGVRTLLIDRYGLFTRFRGPGWRCARSLEGALASLSTRSPVRSLMRARSRERG
- a CDS encoding bifunctional metallophosphatase/5'-nucleotidase, whose translation is MRRMKRWIRAGVRRVGRLPAWLLPVVLVLLLVSPAVTSAEGAGSRTVRLQLLAINDFHGALQSRTLGGRPIGGAAVLAAYWDRWEEEAKKDGFTTLRVGVGDLVGASPPVSALLQDEPTIEALNRMHLLVSAVGNHEFDEGVAELRRLQEGGCHPVTGCFEGAKFQYLTANVVDAKTGEPLFPPYAIVRVRGIPVGFIGVTLKETPTIVTPTGVAGVRFLDEAESVNRYVAELKRQRVETIIVLLHQGGDGDRRGGPISGAIVPIVEAMDDEVDVVLSGHTHRGYWGIIDGKLVTQAYSSGTAFADVDLVLDGATGDVIDKRARIVDTYADVPPGTEPDKQIARLVARAKEQVEPIINRVVGTAADDITRQQTPAGESELGNLIADAQRWAMGTQVAFMNPGGIRADIAAGEVTWGELYEVQPFGNDLVKMTLTGAQIERLLEQQWLNQPYPRILQVSGLDYSWDPRRPVGDRVDPADIRIGGQPLDLNARYTITANSFLAAGGDNFSVFTEGQDRVVGPVDIDALVRYVEQLPQPFNARVEGRITLH
- a CDS encoding glycerophosphodiester phosphodiesterase produces the protein MERGLPALHQALERQRPLTCAHRGGRARAPENTLSAFRQAVAAGVDMVELDVQLTADGEVVVLHDAELGRTTNGTGRVRDRRWDELSRLDAGAWFGARYRGERVPTLAEVLDWARGRVYLQIELKPYGADATLLCERVVELVRQRDMQDQVMLLSFDHHVLRWCKEMAPDILTGAICQARLIDPVGVVRSAGADVLCVDAEHLAPREVDLLHRARIAVHSFGSNPGTLRELAGWGVDIVQSDDPLALSELVATRR
- a CDS encoding ribonucleoside-diphosphate reductase subunit alpha; protein product: MDAILRELTAGLPDADRLQHVLRQDLSWIVPPAGPSAPPAGNGAAAALADAAADAAGAADAAASAGTAGAASATGAAGTGDFLEELLVQAATQNLHRDPEFERVAVRARLRQLYRQVLGEPVPGPERYRAAFPAYIRRGVACGALDERLLAFDLDELAGALRPERDESLPFIGLVTLADRYLVREPESRRLLETPQYLFMRVAMGLALAEEPARRVHWALRFYEFMSTFRYLPSTPTLFNAGTPHHQLSSCYLADVHDSMDHILEAAGDFGRLAKYAGGIGASVTRLRAAGSPVRGINGESSGVIPFIHYYDALIKAVNQGGRRRGTLAVYLEPWHLEIEAFLDLKRNSGDPYLRAHSVNTALWIPDEFLRRVEAGEPWYLFDPAYVPELPERFGAAFRDAYAARIRQAEAGELPARAWKRVDARQLFREILATLQETSHPWLVFKDAGNVRSLLPGVIHSSNLCTEIFLPTTADEVAVCNLASVNLARHLGPAGIDWEALAATVAVAMRGLDNVIDLNLYPIEKARRSNLRHRPVGLGVMGFAEAVNRLGLGYADPEAADLADRVLEFISYHAILASHRLAGERGSFPSFAESGWARGKVPLDTLADLEEERGRPVTVDRSARLDWEGVRARVRQGMRNGAVLAVAPTATISLIAGTTPSLDPPYSNVFSRQTLSGKFLEVNRVLVEELRQRGLWEQVRDRIVEERGDLQPIAELPADIRHRYPTAYQVPPEAYLEIAARAQKWVDMGISRNLFLADRDLGAMERVYREAWRRGLKSTYYLFMAPRMYAEPSTVRVNKARRKLRWNLDEPAPAGSSAGARPSGAVPAAGARAAGSQPSRAVWNGGAGLAALLNPEGEGGAPSGTVLPGALQPPAGAHPKGPATPAGAGRDGGGAGLPVGSGGDRAGTSEAPAACRVRPDDPDLICEACQ